The Bubalus bubalis isolate 160015118507 breed Murrah chromosome 16, NDDB_SH_1, whole genome shotgun sequence genome window below encodes:
- the LOC123329615 gene encoding olfactory receptor 52D1-like produces MSLPNNTNIHPSIFLLLGIPGMEAIHTWISMPFCLIYLSALLGNFSILFIIRTDSNLHEPMYFFLCMLSVADLILSTTAMPKILSIFWFYDREIYFEACLVQVFLIHSLCSMASGFILAMAFDRYVAICNPLRHSIILSHRVIQNLGLAIVFCGVVLFSPQPFMLRWLPYCRTNVIPHTYCEFMALIKLACAETRICRIYSLTAAFLTGGLDFILILCSYVAILYTVFHLPSKAARLKTLGTCGSHVCVILVAYTPAFFSFLTHRFGHHVAPHISIFVANIYVLVPPMVNPMIYGIRTKRIRERFLQVLTSHKF; encoded by the coding sequence ATGTCACTGCCAAACAATACCAATATCCATCCTAGTATCTTTCTTCTCCTTGGCATTCCAGGGATGGAGGCCATTCATACTTGGATATCAATGCCCTTCTGCCTTATTTATTTAAGTGCTCTCCTTGGAAAtttctccattctatttattATCAGAACAGACTCCAACCTGCATgagcccatgtacttcttcctctgtaTGCTCTCTGTGGCCGACTTGATCCTTTCCACTACTGCTATGCCCAAAATCCTCAGCATTTTTTGGTTCTATGACAGGGAGATCTATTTTGAAGCCTGCCTTGTCCAAGTATTTCTCATTCACTCACTATGCAGCATGGCCTCAGGGTTTATCTTGGCCATGGCCTTTGACAGGTATGTGGCAATTTGCAATCCTCTGAGACATTCCATTATCCTGTCACACAGAGTCATCCAGAACTTGGGGCTGGCTATTGTCTTCTGTGGAGTCGTGCTTTTCAGTCCTCAACCCTTTATGCTTCGGTGGCTTCCCTACTGCAGAACTAATGTCATCCCTCACACCTACTGTGAATTTATGGCTCTGATCAAGCTGGCCTGTGCAGAGACCAGGATCTGCAGAATATACAGCCTAACTGCTGCCTTCCTTACTGGAGGTTTAGATTTCATATTAATCCTCTGTTCCTACGTTGCCATCCTTTACACTGTCTTCCATCTTCCATCCAAGGCTGCTCGGCTCAAGACCCTGGGCACTTGTGGATCCCATGTGTGTGTGATCCTGGTGGCCTATACTCCagcctttttctccttccttactCACAGATTCGGACACCATGTGGCTCCTCATATTTCCATCTTTGTGGCTAACATCTATGTCCTTGTTCCACCCATGGTGAACCCAATGATCTATGGCATAAGAACGAAGAGGATCAGAGAACGATTCCTCCAGGTTTTGACTTCTCACAAATTCTAA